The Rufibacter sp. DG15C region GCCTTGATGCCGCATGATCGGCCTACTGACGGCGCCAACAATTTCTCTGAGCGTGACTTGCTGTACAAGGTGCTCTTTGACATGCGAAAAGACATGAACGACCTCAAGCAATTGGTGTTTGACATTCTTTCGCATCAACAAGAGGATGCCGAGCTGCTAAAGGCCAACAGTCACCTGTTTGAAGAAGTGAAAGCTGTAGACAGACCAAGCCATGCGCCTGTCTACCGTGGCACCCAAGAGCGCCGTGACGGTTTTGTGATTGCCATGAACGAGGAGGAAGACGACTACGAAGAAAAAGTAGAGGACATCTCGCATGAAACCGAAGAGGAAAGCCTTTCTTTAGAGCATAAAGAAAAGGAGATGATCTTGAAGGCGCTCAAAAAACACAACAACAAGCGCAAGTACGCCGCCCGTGATTTGGGTATCTCTGAAAGGACCTTATACAGAAAACTGAAACAGTATGATATTGAAGATATGTAAGCTGGCCTCGGCGTGGGCATTGGTGCTTTGCCTGACCGTGTTCCTGGGAGGATGCTATTCTTTTTCGGGGACCAATATTTCGCCGGAGGTAAAAACCATTTCTATTACTAACTTTAACAATGCATCTGGTCAGGGTCCGGCTAGTTTGCAGCAGTGGGTGACCGAAGACTTTAGAGACTACTTCCAGCGAAATACCAACCTGCGCGTTCTTCCGCAAGGCGGCGACTTACAGATTGAGGGTCAGATCATGGGCTATTCATTTAGTCCGGCTGCCATTCAGCGCACAGACTCCCCTGCCAATAGAGGTGGACTGGACCAGGCGGGTGCCAACAGATTGACCATTACCGTGCAAGTTAGGTACACAGATACAAAGAACCCGGCTAACAGCTTTGACCAAAGCTTTAACAGCTTCTTTGATTTCCCAGCTAACCAAGACATTAATCAGATTAACAGAGGTCAGATCAATCAGATCATGGATAGATTAATCTATAATGTGTTTACAAAAACCGTCGCTAACTGGTAACTTCGCACACCAGAACCAACCCATACGCATGAATAAAGCGGCCTTTTTAAACATTATACGGCAAGTAGCGCCCATCCAGGACCAGGAGGTTGAAGACCTGGAAGAGTTGGTGGCGTCGTTCCCGTATTGCCAGACCGCTCACATTCTGCTGGCTAAGGCCGCGTATGACCGGGGCAGTATGCTCTCTACGCAGAAAATGCGCAGGGCCGCCGCCCACGCCTCTAACCGCCAACTCCTCAAACGCATTGTCTACGCGCCTCCTATCCTGCACAATGCGGTGGATCAAGAGGTCTTAGAAGAAGAGGCACCGGCTGTTTTTGCCCCAATTCCTGGAAACGAGGCCAAAAACGCCTTCCCAGAAGTTGCCCCCGAAGAAAGCATCTTACAGGCCTTAGAAAATATTT contains the following coding sequences:
- a CDS encoding LptE family protein: MILKICKLASAWALVLCLTVFLGGCYSFSGTNISPEVKTISITNFNNASGQGPASLQQWVTEDFRDYFQRNTNLRVLPQGGDLQIEGQIMGYSFSPAAIQRTDSPANRGGLDQAGANRLTITVQVRYTDTKNPANSFDQSFNSFFDFPANQDINQINRGQINQIMDRLIYNVFTKTVANW